The following proteins come from a genomic window of Leptospirales bacterium:
- a CDS encoding TatD family hydrolase — protein MFDTHCHLDLVEAQGIDADQALKNAGRAGLQGVVQISVDLKAARWNCALGLRAAEIQEAPPLYWTVGLHPESAAQIAELDEIFALAREHRNHPRFMGLGETGLDYFHSREHEAQQKQSLERHFALAQELALPVVLHLRDDRNYNPERIATALDSLEILKNFPRVAGVLHCYTYTEAEALPFVERGWYVSYSGVLTFKNAVAVQQGAVRLPLERLLVETDAPFLAPAPHRGQTNQPAYVRHTLDFLANLRAEKCGEDPEMVRACVIENCKRFVQLKEELRAA, from the coding sequence ATGTTCGACACGCACTGCCATCTGGACCTGGTGGAAGCCCAGGGCATTGACGCCGACCAGGCGCTGAAAAATGCCGGTCGCGCCGGGCTGCAGGGCGTGGTGCAGATCTCCGTGGATCTCAAGGCGGCGCGCTGGAATTGTGCGCTTGGTTTGCGCGCTGCGGAAATTCAGGAGGCGCCGCCGCTCTACTGGACAGTGGGATTGCACCCCGAGTCGGCGGCGCAGATTGCTGAGCTGGACGAAATCTTTGCACTGGCGCGCGAGCACCGCAACCATCCGCGTTTCATGGGACTGGGCGAAACGGGCCTGGACTACTTCCACTCGCGCGAGCACGAGGCGCAGCAAAAGCAAAGCCTGGAGCGCCATTTTGCGCTGGCCCAGGAGCTGGCGCTGCCGGTAGTGCTGCACCTGCGCGACGATCGCAACTACAACCCGGAGCGCATTGCTACGGCGCTGGATTCTCTGGAAATATTAAAGAATTTTCCGCGCGTGGCAGGCGTGTTGCATTGTTACACCTACACCGAGGCCGAGGCCCTGCCCTTTGTGGAACGCGGCTGGTATGTATCTTACAGCGGGGTGCTGACCTTTAAGAACGCCGTCGCCGTGCAGCAGGGCGCGGTGCGCCTGCCGCTGGAACGGCTGCTGGTGGAGACGGATGCGCCCTTCCTGGCGCCGGCCCCGCACCGCGGCCAGACCAACCAGCCAGCCTACGTCAGGCACACCCTGGATTTTCTGGCCAATCTGCGCGCCGAAAAATGCGGCGAGGATCCCGAGATGGTGCGCGCTTGTGTAATTGAGAACTGCAAACGATTTGTACAACTGAAAGAGGAACTGCGCGCCGCCTGA
- a CDS encoding PhzF family phenazine biosynthesis protein has protein sequence MSEMQTLRQYQIDAFADRPFSGNPAAVVSLERFLPDALMQQIAMENNQAETAFIAQDDQGLAIRWFTPLVEVELCGHATLASGFALFFLEGLKSSEVRFSSKSGMLRVLRRGDTLYLDFPRQQLSAARMAPQAAQALGMPPMEFFQGRFGLALYRTATELRTLKPDLAALAKEDVEAWICTAPGDDCDYALRLFGPRVGINEDQATGSAHCLLAPFWSERLNKETMRAQQLSSRGASFHVELLPERVLIGGQCQHFSTSEIRVPR, from the coding sequence ATGAGCGAAATGCAGACTCTGCGCCAGTACCAGATCGACGCCTTTGCCGATCGTCCGTTCAGCGGCAATCCGGCGGCGGTAGTTTCGCTGGAGCGTTTTCTCCCTGACGCGCTGATGCAGCAAATCGCCATGGAGAACAACCAGGCGGAGACGGCCTTCATCGCCCAGGACGATCAGGGTCTGGCCATACGCTGGTTCACGCCGCTGGTGGAAGTCGAGCTCTGCGGTCACGCTACTCTGGCCAGCGGCTTTGCGCTCTTTTTTCTGGAGGGATTGAAGTCCAGCGAGGTGCGTTTTTCTTCTAAGAGCGGCATGCTGCGCGTTTTACGTCGCGGCGATACGCTCTACCTTGATTTTCCGCGGCAACAGCTGAGTGCAGCCCGCATGGCGCCGCAGGCGGCGCAGGCCCTGGGCATGCCGCCGATGGAGTTTTTTCAAGGACGCTTTGGACTGGCGCTCTACCGCACGGCCACGGAGCTGCGCACCTTGAAGCCGGATCTTGCCGCCCTGGCAAAAGAAGATGTGGAGGCCTGGATCTGCACCGCGCCAGGCGACGATTGCGATTACGCGCTGCGGCTCTTTGGCCCGCGCGTCGGCATCAACGAAGATCAGGCTACCGGATCAGCGCACTGCTTGCTGGCGCCCTTCTGGTCGGAACGCTTGAACAAAGAGACGATGCGCGCCCAACAGCTCTCCTCGCGCGGCGCAAGCTTTCACGTCGAGCTGTTGCCGGAGCGCGTGTTGATTGGCGGCCAGTGCCAGCATTTTTCCACCAGTGAGATTCGCGTTCCGCGCTGA
- the creB gene encoding two-component system response regulator CreB, with translation MSGRVIIVEDEPAIADTLLYAFRSEGFEAEHAATAAAGLRLAAKPADLIILDLGLPDGNGLDVLRRLRSEVATQEVPVMLLTARSAEIDRIVGLEVGADDYVTKPFSPREVTARARAILRRTRKSARSSAEPGDANSTTPLFLHDAEKRQIRFSGAILDLTRYEYGVLALLLKRPGMIFTREMILQQVWEGPLESEDRTVDAHIKTIRAKLRGVREDCDPIQTHRGVGYSLREEL, from the coding sequence ATGAGCGGGCGCGTCATCATTGTCGAGGATGAGCCGGCCATTGCCGACACGCTGCTCTACGCCTTTCGCAGCGAAGGCTTTGAGGCGGAACACGCCGCCACTGCCGCCGCCGGACTGCGCCTGGCGGCAAAGCCCGCGGACCTGATCATTCTCGATCTGGGCCTGCCCGATGGCAATGGCCTGGATGTCTTGCGCCGCCTGCGCAGCGAGGTCGCCACTCAGGAGGTTCCGGTGATGCTGTTAACGGCGCGCAGTGCAGAGATTGACCGCATCGTCGGACTGGAAGTCGGCGCCGACGACTATGTGACCAAGCCCTTCAGTCCGCGCGAGGTAACGGCGCGAGCGCGCGCCATACTGCGTCGCACCCGGAAGAGCGCCCGGTCAAGCGCCGAACCAGGCGATGCAAATTCGACGACGCCCCTTTTTCTTCACGATGCGGAAAAGCGACAGATTCGCTTCAGCGGCGCCATTCTGGATCTGACGCGCTATGAGTACGGCGTGCTGGCGCTACTGTTGAAAAGGCCGGGCATGATCTTTACGCGCGAGATGATATTGCAGCAGGTCTGGGAAGGTCCGCTGGAAAGCGAAGACCGCACGGTGGACGCCCACATTAAGACGATCCGCGCCAAGCTGCGCGGCGTGCGCGAAGATTGCGATCCTATTCAGACCCATCGCGGCGTGGGCTATTCCCTGCGAGAGGAGCTATGA